One stretch of Hymenobacter chitinivorans DSM 11115 DNA includes these proteins:
- a CDS encoding DUF5916 domain-containing protein produces the protein MPCTATLRRLLLGLCVLLTLPARAQTTPGATPIAATAAPKKQLQAQRITEVIKLDGVLDEAVWQQAPVATDFVQQRPNPGVPERHKTEVRVLYDDANLYVGAIMHDISPDSILREMTARDQFGNSDLFSIFLDTYHDQLNGYNFTVTPAGVQLDARYSPAGGEDFNWNAVWDARTTQRGTDWVAEMRIPYSAIRFSKAPEQLWGLNFARQRKRDNAQYFWNEVKPAVNGFVNQWGELRGIRDVQPPLRLSLTPYISGYVNHNPLNAEGTRRTTTSFNGGADIKWGINESFTLDATLVPDFGQVQSDNQVLNLSPFEVQFAENRQFFTEGTELFSKGNLFYSRRVGATPIGFYDVEAGANEKIVRNPAESQLLNATKVSGRTSKGLGVGVFNAVSREMHATIRNTETGQEREVMTQPLSNYSIAVLDQSLKNNSYVSLINTNVTRAGRTYDANVTGGLFRFNDQKNAYALDGSVVYSRRRGQGFGNDEPINDQDGYKYTVGVGKISGNFTWDLNHRIESDSYNPNDLGILFGNNNITQSASVAYRKYQPFWKVNNMAFFGQIGHSLLYKPTRYQSLYFYNGFNTTFTKSFLQIGYDLQYNAKTHDFFEPRTERLGEYFVRVPAYTDFVAFVNSDTRKQFSYGLNAGVQYYAQDGGQPGRPRRTRYSFGAYPRYRVNNHLTFRYSLDWSQNHNQIGYVNGGLSDDEPLDQPFRGQILLGRRDVSTVSNVLSVAYTFTNRMSFTLRTRHYTSTVRYQDFTTLQPGGPETPADYQRRRDNTYNAFNVDAVYSWWFAPGSQISVVWKNANSPNIQANEFTPLYFRNLTNTINTPHNNSLSVKVLYYLDYLAFRKRRA, from the coding sequence ATGCCCTGTACTGCTACACTGCGCCGTCTGCTGCTCGGTTTGTGCGTTCTGCTCACCCTTCCGGCCCGGGCCCAGACCACTCCGGGCGCCACGCCCATAGCGGCCACGGCCGCGCCCAAAAAGCAGCTCCAGGCCCAGCGCATCACCGAAGTCATCAAGCTCGACGGGGTGCTGGACGAGGCCGTGTGGCAGCAGGCCCCGGTGGCTACCGATTTTGTGCAGCAGCGGCCTAACCCCGGCGTGCCCGAGCGCCACAAAACCGAGGTGCGGGTCCTCTACGACGATGCCAACCTCTACGTGGGAGCCATCATGCACGACATTTCGCCCGACTCCATTCTGCGGGAAATGACGGCCCGGGACCAGTTTGGCAACTCCGACCTGTTCAGCATTTTCCTCGACACCTACCACGACCAGCTCAACGGCTATAACTTCACCGTGACGCCCGCCGGCGTGCAGCTCGACGCCCGCTACTCGCCCGCCGGGGGCGAGGACTTCAACTGGAACGCCGTCTGGGATGCCCGCACCACCCAGCGCGGCACCGACTGGGTGGCCGAAATGCGGATTCCCTACTCGGCCATCCGCTTCAGCAAGGCGCCCGAGCAGCTCTGGGGGCTCAACTTTGCCCGGCAGCGCAAGCGCGACAACGCCCAATACTTCTGGAACGAAGTCAAACCCGCCGTCAATGGCTTCGTGAACCAGTGGGGCGAGCTGCGCGGCATCCGGGACGTGCAGCCCCCGCTGCGCTTGTCTTTGACGCCCTACATTTCGGGCTACGTAAACCACAACCCCTTGAATGCCGAGGGCACGCGCCGCACCACGACCAGCTTCAACGGCGGGGCCGACATTAAGTGGGGCATCAACGAGAGCTTCACCCTGGACGCCACCTTGGTGCCCGACTTCGGGCAGGTGCAGAGCGACAACCAGGTGCTGAACTTGTCCCCGTTTGAGGTGCAGTTTGCCGAAAACCGGCAGTTCTTTACCGAGGGCACCGAGCTCTTCAGCAAAGGCAACCTGTTCTACTCCCGCCGGGTGGGGGCCACGCCCATCGGCTTCTATGACGTAGAGGCCGGCGCCAACGAGAAAATCGTGCGCAACCCCGCGGAAAGCCAGCTGCTGAACGCCACCAAGGTATCGGGCCGCACGAGCAAGGGGCTGGGCGTGGGCGTGTTCAACGCCGTGTCCAGGGAGATGCACGCCACCATTCGCAACACCGAGACGGGGCAGGAGCGGGAAGTAATGACCCAGCCGCTGAGCAACTACAGCATTGCCGTGCTCGACCAAAGCCTGAAAAACAACTCCTACGTCTCGCTCATCAACACCAACGTAACCCGGGCCGGCCGCACCTACGACGCCAACGTGACGGGCGGCCTGTTTCGCTTCAACGACCAGAAAAACGCTTACGCCCTCGACGGCAGCGTGGTGTACTCGCGGCGGCGCGGGCAGGGGTTTGGCAACGATGAGCCCATCAACGACCAGGACGGCTACAAGTACACGGTGGGCGTGGGCAAAATCAGCGGCAACTTCACCTGGGACCTGAACCACCGCATCGAGTCGGACTCCTACAACCCCAACGACCTGGGCATTCTGTTCGGCAACAACAATATTACCCAGTCGGCCAGCGTGGCGTACCGCAAGTACCAGCCGTTCTGGAAAGTGAACAACATGGCCTTTTTCGGGCAGATTGGCCATTCGCTGCTCTACAAACCGACGCGTTACCAGAGCCTGTATTTCTACAACGGCTTCAACACGACCTTTACCAAGAGCTTTCTGCAAATCGGCTACGACCTGCAGTACAACGCCAAAACCCACGACTTTTTCGAGCCCCGGACCGAGCGGCTGGGCGAGTACTTCGTGCGGGTGCCGGCCTACACCGATTTTGTAGCTTTCGTCAATTCTGACACCCGCAAGCAGTTTTCCTACGGCCTCAATGCCGGCGTGCAGTACTACGCCCAGGATGGCGGGCAGCCTGGGCGGCCGCGGCGCACCCGCTACAGCTTCGGGGCCTACCCGCGCTACCGCGTCAACAACCACCTGACCTTCCGCTACAGCCTCGACTGGAGCCAGAACCACAACCAGATTGGCTACGTCAACGGCGGGCTGAGTGACGATGAGCCGCTGGACCAGCCGTTTCGGGGCCAGATTCTGCTGGGCCGCCGCGACGTGAGCACCGTCTCCAACGTGCTGTCGGTGGCTTACACGTTCACCAACCGCATGTCGTTTACGCTGCGCACCCGGCACTACACCAGCACCGTGCGCTACCAGGATTTCACCACCCTGCAGCCCGGCGGCCCGGAAACGCCGGCTGATTACCAGCGCCGCCGCGACAACACCTACAACGCCTTCAACGTGGACGCGGTGTATTCCTGGTGGTTTGCGCCCGGCTCCCAGATCAGCGTGGTCTGGAAAAATGCCAACAGCCCCAACATCCAGGCCAACGAGTTTACCCCGCTTTACTTCCGCAACCTGACCAACACCATCAACACGCCCCACAATAATTCCCTCTCGGTGAAGGTGCTGTATTATCTGGATTACCTGGCCTTCCGCAAGCGCCGAGCTTAG
- a CDS encoding MFS transporter — MEPAPRQPRPWILPVLVFAQFAGTSLWFAGNSVLPDLLRRPGLQGASLGGVVSAVQLGFIAGTLVFALLTLADRVPPARLFLLSALLGSLTNLGLLWPELSAAGLLGLRFATGLCLAGIYPVGMKIAADYYAGGLGKALGFLVGALVLGTALPHGLRWLGTGLPWAAVVLATSGLAAGGGILLWLLVPNGPFRRPGSRLEPGAVRGIWQHPPFRAAALGYFGHMWELYTFWAFVPLLLTVYRQLHPGPAELPAGLAFGVIASGALACVGSGYLAQRWGSLRPARLALWVSGACCVLSPVLLQLPPFLFIAAVLVWGLAVVADSPQFSALVAQQAPTAIKGTALTLVTCLGFALTIVSLQLFGALQSVVAGQYLFLLLAPGPVLGLWATRKTAASA, encoded by the coding sequence TTGGAACCTGCCCCCCGCCAGCCCCGCCCCTGGATTCTGCCCGTTCTTGTTTTCGCCCAGTTTGCCGGCACCTCGCTCTGGTTTGCCGGCAACAGCGTGCTGCCCGACTTACTCCGTCGCCCGGGCCTGCAGGGCGCTAGTCTGGGCGGGGTGGTGTCGGCGGTGCAGCTGGGCTTTATTGCCGGCACGCTGGTCTTTGCCCTGCTCACGCTGGCCGACCGGGTGCCGCCGGCCCGTCTGTTTCTGCTCAGCGCCCTGCTCGGTAGCCTGACCAACCTGGGCTTGCTCTGGCCCGAATTATCCGCGGCGGGGCTGCTGGGGCTGCGCTTTGCCACGGGTTTGTGTTTGGCCGGAATTTACCCGGTGGGCATGAAAATAGCGGCCGACTACTACGCCGGGGGGCTGGGCAAGGCGCTGGGGTTTCTGGTGGGGGCGCTGGTGCTGGGCACGGCCTTGCCCCACGGTCTGCGCTGGCTCGGAACCGGGCTGCCCTGGGCGGCGGTGGTGCTGGCCACCTCGGGCCTGGCCGCGGGTGGTGGAATCCTGCTCTGGCTGCTGGTGCCCAACGGTCCGTTTCGGCGGCCCGGCAGCCGGCTGGAGCCCGGGGCCGTGCGCGGTATCTGGCAGCACCCGCCGTTTCGGGCCGCGGCCCTGGGCTACTTCGGGCATATGTGGGAGCTTTACACGTTCTGGGCCTTCGTGCCGCTGCTGCTGACCGTGTATCGACAATTACACCCTGGGCCAGCTGAGCTGCCGGCTGGCTTGGCCTTTGGGGTCATTGCCAGCGGAGCCCTGGCCTGCGTGGGCAGTGGCTATTTGGCCCAGCGCTGGGGTTCCCTGCGGCCCGCCCGGCTGGCATTGTGGGTGTCCGGCGCGTGCTGCGTGCTGAGCCCGGTGCTGCTCCAGTTGCCGCCGTTTCTCTTTATAGCCGCTGTGCTGGTCTGGGGCCTGGCCGTGGTGGCCGATTCGCCGCAGTTTTCGGCTCTGGTGGCCCAGCAGGCCCCGACGGCCATCAAGGGCACGGCCCTCACGCTGGTCACCTGCCTGGGCTTTGCCCTGACCATTGTGAGCCTGCAACTATTTGGGGCCTTGCAAAGCGTGGTGGCTGGGCAATATCTGTTTCTGCTGCTGGCTCCGGGGCCGGTGCTGGGGCTGTGGGCTACGCGCAAAACAGCTGCCTCCGCCTAG
- a CDS encoding NTF2 fold immunity protein encodes MTNSLALAVALFSLVAFPAPAQRFRGRLVLGEEVARQRVAQARLPKLAGASAAAPDTATALAVAEKVAFREFGRKNIIAQRPYEAYLVDGYWCISGTLPWGYEGGTFVVLLNAATYQVAKVSHGQ; translated from the coding sequence ATGACCAATTCTCTCGCGCTGGCAGTAGCCTTATTTAGCCTAGTCGCCTTCCCGGCTCCCGCCCAACGTTTTCGGGGCCGCCTCGTGCTCGGCGAGGAGGTGGCCCGGCAGCGCGTAGCTCAAGCCCGACTGCCGAAGCTGGCCGGTGCCTCGGCCGCAGCGCCCGACACGGCCACGGCGCTTGCCGTAGCCGAAAAAGTGGCGTTTCGGGAGTTTGGCCGGAAGAATATTATTGCGCAACGACCGTACGAAGCCTACTTGGTGGACGGCTACTGGTGCATCAGCGGCACCTTGCCCTGGGGCTACGAGGGGGGCACCTTCGTTGTCCTACTCAACGCGGCCACTTACCAGGTTGCCAAGGTCAGCCACGGCCAATAA
- a CDS encoding YbbC/YhhH family protein: MQAVLLPDQATAVTVVEPLLFRIYGKDNIVRQRPYEAYLIDGFWYVSGTLPNGCDGGVFEIILNAKDSQVLQVTHGK; encoded by the coding sequence TTGCAAGCAGTACTGCTTCCCGACCAAGCCACGGCCGTTACGGTAGTCGAGCCCCTGCTGTTCCGAATTTACGGCAAGGACAACATCGTTCGGCAGCGGCCTTACGAGGCCTACCTGATTGATGGGTTCTGGTACGTCAGCGGCACGTTACCGAATGGCTGTGACGGCGGCGTTTTCGAAATTATTCTGAATGCCAAGGACAGCCAAGTACTCCAAGTAACGCACGGCAAATGA